The Aestuariibaculum lutulentum genome segment AGAGTAAACCCACGTTCTTTAACCAAATGGTAAATAAGTTTCAGGTTTTTAATGTCCTCTGGTGTAAACTTACGGTTACCTTTGGCATTTTTCTTGGGTTTAAGAGCATCAAATTCTTTTTCCCAAAAGCGTATTAACGAGGTGTTCACATTAAATGCCTTAGCAACTTCGCCAATACTATAATAACGTTTTTCGGGTAGTTCTATTTGCATTAGTCTAATGATTGGTTTTCCATTGAGGCGTGTTCTAATAACTCGTTAAACTCTTCGGCAGTTAAACTTCCGTAGTAGAAATTAATAGGGTTTATACGTTGCCCGTCCTTAAATATTTCGTAGTGTAAATGTGGTGCTTCAGAGCGACCGGTACTACCCACAAAACCTATAAGGTCGCCGCGTTGTACTTTCTGATTTTTTTTAACATTGTATTTATACAAATGGGCATACAAACTAACGTAACCATAGCCGTGATTAATGCGAATATGGTTTCCGTAACCACTGGAGCCATTGTCGGCACGTTCAACAACGCCGTCTCCACTGGCATAAATAGGTGTGCCTCGAGGGGCGGTAAAATCCATACCCCAGTGCATTTTTCGAACTTTAGTAAAAGGATCTGAACGCATACCGTAACCCGAAGCCATACGTGTTAGTTCTTTATTGCTTACCGGTTGAATTGCAGGGATGGCTGCCAGTAATTTTTCTTTTTCTTCAGCAAGTTTAGTAATTTCATCCAGTGATTTCGATTGTACAACAATCTGTTTTTGTAAGATGTCTAATCGCTTGTTACTTTCTATAATCAGTTTCGAATTATCGAAGCCCTCTAAGTTTTTATAACGGTTAATACCCCCAAAACCAGCTTTGCGTTGTTCTTCCGGAATAGGGTTGG includes the following:
- a CDS encoding MerR family transcriptional regulator; translated protein: MQIELPEKRYYSIGEVAKAFNVNTSLIRFWEKEFDALKPKKNAKGNRKFTPEDIKNLKLIYHLVKERGFTLEGAKIHLKEGKKDTLSNFEIISKLEEVKNQLIKIKEHL
- a CDS encoding M23 family metallopeptidase, with product MSKVKYYYDSESLSYKKIERKKRTTLKYAFVFILGAALFGFLFVFIASQYIESPKERALKRELQNSQLQFELLNKKMAEAEAVLTDIADRDNNIYRVYFEANPIPEEQRKAGFGGINRYKNLEGFDNSKLIIESNKRLDILQKQIVVQSKSLDEITKLAEEKEKLLAAIPAIQPVSNKELTRMASGYGMRSDPFTKVRKMHWGMDFTAPRGTPIYASGDGVVERADNGSSGYGNHIRINHGYGYVSLYAHLYKYNVKKNQKVQRGDLIGFVGSTGRSEAPHLHYEIFKDGQRINPINFYYGSLTAEEFNELLEHASMENQSLD